In Flagellatimonas centrodinii, a single window of DNA contains:
- a CDS encoding phosphoribosylanthranilate isomerase, whose protein sequence is MSLPAGPYRTRIKFCGMTRAADVDAAVLLGVDLVGFVLVPASPRYVTADHAESLRQRLPPGVASVALFKDASDADVAAALSQFRPDWLQFHGRETADFCGRWNTPYLRAVAMRDTAIDLVAEAAAHPGAAALLLDGHAPGEMGGSGQAFDWARARTDIGRPLFVAGGLDAGNVAQAVAQAWPYAVDVSSGIESAPGIKDSGKMADFVAAVREADARRMPQPPNRS, encoded by the coding sequence ATGAGCCTCCCCGCCGGCCCCTACCGGACCCGCATCAAGTTTTGTGGCATGACCCGCGCGGCCGATGTTGATGCGGCGGTGTTGTTGGGCGTCGATCTGGTCGGCTTCGTGCTGGTTCCCGCAAGCCCCCGGTACGTCACTGCCGATCACGCTGAAAGTTTGCGACAACGACTGCCCCCCGGGGTGGCCAGTGTGGCCTTGTTCAAGGATGCCAGCGACGCTGACGTGGCGGCGGCGCTGTCGCAGTTCCGCCCGGACTGGCTGCAGTTCCATGGACGTGAGACGGCGGATTTCTGTGGCCGCTGGAACACGCCATACCTGCGTGCCGTGGCGATGCGCGATACCGCGATCGATCTGGTGGCGGAAGCGGCCGCGCATCCGGGTGCCGCAGCACTGCTGCTCGACGGTCATGCCCCCGGTGAAATGGGTGGAAGTGGCCAGGCCTTCGACTGGGCGCGGGCGCGAACCGACATCGGGCGCCCGCTGTTTGTCGCCGGTGGCCTTGATGCCGGCAACGTCGCGCAGGCCGTCGCACAGGCGTGGCCATATGCGGTGGATGTCTCAAGTGGCATTGAATCCGCACCGGGGATCAAGGATTCCGGCAAAATGGCGGACTTCGTCGCGGCGGTACGCGAAGCAGACGCCCGCCGGATGCCGCAACCTCCCAACCGGTCCTGA
- the truA gene encoding tRNA pseudouridine(38-40) synthase TruA, translated as MATLTRWAAGVEYQGTAYSGWQSLPGRATVQGTLEAALSTVADAPVAVITAGRTDAGVHALQQVVHFDSAAPRRADSWLFGVNSLLPEDISLRWVQPVPAAFHARFGAIRRDYRYVIHNRRTRSALLARRATWLLRPLDVEAMAEAAQALLGEHDFSSFRDSQCQAPSPVRRLETVSVRRQGDFVLVDVGGNAFLHHMVRNIVGTLAEVGYGRQPVSWVAAVLAARDRRLAGMTAAADGLYFVGPRYAAEFDLPPPPTPWFPTA; from the coding sequence ATGGCCACGCTGACCCGCTGGGCTGCGGGGGTGGAGTATCAGGGCACCGCCTATTCGGGCTGGCAGTCGCTGCCCGGCCGGGCGACGGTTCAGGGCACCCTCGAAGCGGCCCTGTCGACGGTTGCCGATGCACCGGTGGCGGTCATCACCGCCGGTCGCACCGATGCCGGGGTGCACGCCCTGCAGCAGGTGGTGCATTTCGACAGCGCCGCCCCGCGTCGCGCCGACAGCTGGTTGTTTGGCGTCAACAGCCTGTTGCCGGAGGACATCAGCCTGCGCTGGGTACAACCGGTGCCGGCGGCGTTCCATGCCCGTTTCGGTGCCATTCGTCGCGACTACCGCTACGTCATCCACAACCGGCGCACCCGCAGCGCCCTGCTGGCCCGCCGCGCGACCTGGTTGCTGCGTCCGCTGGATGTCGAGGCCATGGCCGAGGCTGCACAGGCGCTGCTGGGCGAACACGACTTCAGCAGCTTTCGCGATTCGCAGTGCCAGGCGCCCTCGCCGGTGCGGCGCCTGGAAACCGTCAGCGTTCGCCGTCAGGGTGACTTCGTGCTGGTTGATGTCGGCGGCAATGCCTTCCTCCACCATATGGTTCGCAACATCGTCGGCACGCTGGCGGAAGTCGGGTACGGCCGGCAACCGGTTTCTTGGGTCGCGGCAGTGCTGGCAGCGCGCGACCGGCGGCTTGCCGGCATGACCGCCGCGGCTGACGGCTTATACTTCGTCGGCCCTCGTTACGCGGCGGAATTCGACCTTCCGCCACCGCCCACGCCCTGGTTTCCGACCGCATGA
- a CDS encoding energy-coupling factor transporter transmembrane protein EcfT: MADGAARTRGLQPLTRLLALLIVAPSLGGLPLPDLTVLTLLLLAGYRHSSPAALPRLWFGIGRLRWLLLSILVLYLGFTPGEPLTVWTPGFSHEGLLEGSRRVLVLLSLVTAVYWLMATTPVPQLVGAFDQLLRPLRMCRVPTERFTRRLALTLAALDGVEARYRALRADGQGGLALASAWIAGLEQQPPDDDATAVGCAVPARSEWLLLLLLLLAVLTWPR, from the coding sequence TTGGCTGATGGCGCGGCACGGACCCGGGGTCTGCAGCCGCTGACCCGGCTGTTGGCGCTGCTGATCGTGGCGCCGTCCCTGGGTGGGCTACCGCTGCCTGACCTGACGGTGCTGACGCTGTTGCTGCTCGCCGGCTATCGCCACAGTAGCCCGGCAGCGCTACCGCGGCTGTGGTTCGGCATCGGCCGTTTGCGGTGGCTACTGCTGTCAATCCTGGTGCTCTATCTGGGGTTTACCCCCGGCGAACCCTTGACCGTCTGGACCCCGGGCTTCAGCCACGAAGGCCTGCTGGAAGGGAGCCGACGGGTGTTGGTGCTGCTCAGCCTGGTCACTGCGGTCTACTGGCTGATGGCAACCACGCCGGTGCCGCAGCTGGTCGGCGCGTTTGATCAACTGCTGCGACCGCTGCGGATGTGCCGGGTGCCGACCGAACGCTTTACCCGCCGGTTGGCCTTGACGCTGGCCGCGCTCGACGGCGTCGAAGCCCGCTATCGGGCGCTACGGGCCGACGGGCAGGGCGGCCTGGCGTTGGCGTCGGCCTGGATTGCCGGCCTCGAGCAGCAGCCTCCAGACGACGACGCCACTGCCGTCGGGTGTGCAGTTCCCGCGCGCTCGGAATGGCTGCTGTTGTTGTTGCTGCTGCTGGCGGTGCTGACATGGCCACGCTGA